A genomic region of Nitrosopumilaceae archaeon contains the following coding sequences:
- a CDS encoding PEFG-CTERM sorting domain-containing protein, with protein MLYVNQYCIIFVSIITLGITAMIPPVFADTFQVSIIPGSGPSDYCSETATCFTPSILNISPGDTVTWTNNDNVDHTIVNGLPYANQIGTIFDSGTIAPGKTYSFTFYNAGTYKYSDKIDKWMVGELNVRPSQPSSAVPEFGPIAALVLAISILSTIVVSTKIQVL; from the coding sequence ATGTTGTACGTAAATCAATATTGCATTATTTTTGTATCTATCATAACTCTTGGAATCACTGCAATGATTCCACCAGTCTTTGCAGATACATTTCAAGTAAGCATCATTCCAGGCTCAGGTCCTAGTGACTATTGCTCAGAGACAGCCACCTGCTTTACTCCAAGCATACTAAATATTTCGCCTGGCGATACCGTGACATGGACAAATAATGACAATGTTGATCACACCATAGTAAATGGTCTGCCATATGCAAACCAAATAGGAACTATATTTGATAGCGGTACTATTGCACCAGGAAAGACATATTCTTTTACTTTCTATAATGCTGGAACATACAAATATTCTGACAAAATCGACAAGTGGATGGTAGGCGAATTAAACGTTAGGCCGTCTCAGCCATCGTCTGCTGTTCCAGAATTTGGCCCTATTGCAGCACTAGTACTTGCAATTTCAATACTGTCAACAATTGTGGTTTCAACAAAGATTCAAGTCCTGTAA
- the tpiA gene encoding triose-phosphate isomerase, whose amino-acid sequence MFIINFKNYEEVSGANASKLAKIAEKISKKYKIKIAVVPPQHLLSEIAKISIPVLAQHVDDASTGSTTGFIVPEIIKKSNVSGSLINHSEHRISEKEITELVSRLKKLDMISIVCVKDVNEAKKYAKLNPDYIAIEPPELIGTGKAVSKEKPDVITKSVMAVKQAKNSTKLLCGAGIVSGKDVTKAMQLGAKGILVASGIIKAKNWNYIIEEFALAISKNKKG is encoded by the coding sequence TTGTTTATCATAAATTTCAAAAACTATGAAGAAGTATCAGGTGCAAATGCCTCTAAACTAGCTAAAATAGCAGAAAAAATTTCAAAAAAATACAAAATAAAAATTGCAGTTGTACCACCACAACACCTTTTATCTGAAATTGCAAAGATTTCCATTCCTGTTTTAGCTCAGCATGTGGATGATGCAAGTACAGGAAGTACAACAGGATTCATAGTTCCAGAGATTATCAAAAAATCAAATGTGAGTGGTTCGCTAATCAATCATAGTGAACACCGTATTTCTGAAAAAGAGATCACAGAATTAGTATCAAGGCTCAAAAAACTAGACATGATTTCAATAGTTTGTGTCAAGGATGTAAATGAGGCAAAAAAATACGCCAAACTAAATCCAGATTATATTGCCATAGAGCCACCAGAATTAATAGGGACGGGTAAGGCTGTTTCAAAAGAAAAACCTGATGTAATTACAAAATCAGTCATGGCAGTAAAACAGGCAAAAAATTCTACAAAATTATTGTGTGGTGCAGGAATAGTGTCAGGCAAAGACGTTACAAAAGCCATGCAACTTGGAGCAAAGGGAATTCTAGTAGCAAGTGGTATTATCAAGGCAAAAAACTGGAATTATATAATAGAAGAGTTTGCATTAGCCATTTCAAAAAACAAGAAAGGTTGA
- a CDS encoding fibronectin type III domain-containing protein has protein sequence MYVLNSGTSRWLILVFALVSIGMIVHNAFADTYVDTIQVGSNPYGVDVNSNTNKIYVANYGSGTVSVINGSTDKVVNTIGASNPFRLAVNPITNQIYLTDSSGLVVIDGATNSVVSTIPLGGQPWGVAVNTNTNKIYVTNRGSNSVFVIDGSTNKVTNTISLGNYLPMYLAVNPSTNKIYVSAGLQVCNPGPSECATHTVFVINGSSNSVANTIAVGYFPDGIAIIPNTNKIYVANYYDSDVSVIDGRSDTVVGSIPVGQNPEDMAANPSTNKIYVANLGNNNVSIINGTSNTVLKTIPVGSFPEGIGVNTNTNKIYVANGNSGTVSVIDGSSSSTSYVLADQASCNAAPFSGTWNSVTSTCTTSGFGTQGWGNIIIINPGIVLNNTGTIYTVGSTLTNDGTIINNRGSEINNSGGTIDNNGGIINNGGSIWTKGGFITNSGTINNNSGGTIDGDATINNTGIINNYASIRNQNPGPGGGTINNNGGTINNKGGATILDAESTINNNSGGSINNDGTITNYVYGTINNSGTINNNSGGTINNQNSNYCNICGISTINNNSGGSINNDGIINNYSDAYINNNSGAYINNNGTISDYCGSKFNNSGTLTGNPVQNLCTAPAAPTGLTAKAISSSQITISWTAPSNNGGSAITGYMIERSNNTGTTWSTIVSNTGSTATTYNDTGLAPNTTYTYRVSAINSVGTSSPSNTSSATTASTQLSLIVKSVDLSGNPITGMSTVIRYTNGTTISDTFTPAFFTVKSGTTYVVHVRNYGTNVFNHWNDGTTNSYYTITPTQNTTLTAYYSTGTTTTTAPSAPQNLQATSGNSQVTLSWNIPSSNGGSAITNYKIYRSTSSGTETFLATTGNVLSYTDGTVTNGQTYFYKVTAVNSVGESSPSNEASATPSGGAGVTVQSIAQNNNPIYGIYTLLCSQGTSTNADGSNSCETGSSRLGSGNTTVTFSGLPAGQTFGVDVYNNATCSFNHWSDNTANTFKFRLFTATNPPQVLTAVYSCSTTAPQPPTSLAATAVSSSQINLSWTAPSNNGGSAITGYKIERSNNTGTTWSTIQSNTANTSTTYSDTGLTASTTYTYRVSAINSVGTSSPSNTSSATTSSAPPTTTQVTITVKSVNLSGNPITGMSTVIRYTNGTTISEGFTPVSFTVTSGTTYVVHVRDYMTTVFNHWQDGSTNSYYTITPTQNVVLTAYYSTP, from the coding sequence TTGTATGTACTGAATAGTGGAACTAGTCGTTGGCTAATACTTGTTTTTGCTTTAGTCTCAATCGGAATGATTGTACACAATGCATTTGCAGATACTTATGTGGATACGATACAAGTGGGCAGTAATCCTTATGGTGTTGACGTTAATTCCAATACAAACAAGATCTATGTTGCTAACTATGGCAGCGGCACAGTCTCTGTAATTAATGGTTCAACTGATAAAGTTGTGAATACAATAGGAGCAAGTAATCCCTTTAGGTTAGCAGTAAATCCTATCACAAACCAGATCTACCTAACAGACAGTAGTGGTCTAGTAGTAATTGATGGAGCAACCAATAGTGTTGTAAGTACAATACCATTAGGAGGTCAACCTTGGGGTGTAGCAGTAAATACAAACACAAACAAGATTTACGTCACTAACAGGGGCAGCAATAGTGTATTTGTGATAGACGGGTCAACTAATAAGGTTACAAATACGATATCACTAGGAAATTATCTTCCTATGTATTTAGCAGTAAATCCATCTACAAACAAGATTTACGTGTCTGCTGGTCTTCAAGTATGTAACCCGGGTCCAAGTGAATGTGCTACCCATACCGTCTTTGTCATTAACGGTTCAAGCAACAGTGTTGCAAATACCATTGCAGTAGGATATTTCCCTGATGGCATTGCTATAATTCCAAACACAAACAAGATCTATGTTGCTAACTATTATGATAGTGACGTATCTGTAATTGATGGAAGATCTGACACTGTTGTAGGTTCAATCCCAGTAGGACAAAACCCGGAAGATATGGCAGCCAATCCTAGTACAAACAAGATCTATGTAGCTAATCTTGGTAACAATAACGTCTCTATAATAAATGGAACAAGTAACACTGTTCTAAAAACAATACCGGTAGGATCTTTTCCTGAAGGTATCGGCGTAAACACAAATACCAACAAGATTTATGTCGCTAACGGGAACAGTGGCACTGTCTCTGTAATAGACGGCAGTTCCTCTAGCACATCCTACGTCTTGGCAGATCAGGCCTCTTGTAACGCAGCTCCATTTTCCGGAACTTGGAATTCCGTTACTTCAACTTGTACTACATCTGGTTTTGGTACTCAAGGTTGGGGAAATATTATAATAATTAATCCTGGCATAGTTCTCAACAACACAGGTACCATTTACACTGTGGGCAGTACTCTTACTAATGACGGCACTATTATCAACAACAGAGGCAGTGAAATTAACAACTCTGGAGGCACCATTGACAATAATGGCGGTATCATTAACAACGGTGGCTCCATTTGGACGAAGGGTGGGTTCATCACCAACAGTGGTACCATTAACAACAACAGTGGTGGTACCATTGACGGTGACGCTACCATTAACAACACCGGTATCATTAACAACTATGCTTCCATTCGCAATCAAAACCCCGGCCCTGGTGGCGGTACCATTAACAACAACGGCGGTACCATTAACAATAAAGGCGGCGCTACCATTCTAGACGCCGAAAGTACCATTAACAACAACAGTGGTGGTAGCATTAACAATGATGGAACCATTACCAACTACGTTTACGGCACCATCAACAACAGCGGCACCATCAACAACAATAGTGGTGGCACCATTAACAACCAAAACAGCAACTATTGCAATATTTGTGGCATCAGTACCATTAACAACAACAGTGGTGGTAGCATTAACAATGATGGAATCATTAACAACTACAGTGACGCTTACATTAACAACAACAGTGGCGCTTACATTAACAACAACGGCACCATTAGCGATTATTGTGGATCTAAATTTAACAACTCGGGTACACTAACTGGTAACCCAGTTCAGAATTTATGCACTGCTCCCGCTGCACCAACTGGCCTAACAGCAAAAGCAATCTCGTCAAGCCAGATTACCATATCATGGACTGCTCCATCAAACAACGGCGGCTCTGCAATTACTGGTTATATGATAGAGAGATCAAATAATACTGGTACTACATGGTCAACTATTGTATCCAATACTGGTTCTACAGCTACAACATACAATGACACTGGACTTGCTCCAAATACAACCTACACCTATCGCGTCTCTGCAATCAATTCAGTTGGCACAAGTTCTCCATCAAATACTTCATCTGCAACAACAGCTAGTACACAACTTTCTCTTATAGTCAAATCAGTTGACCTGTCTGGAAACCCAATCACTGGCATGTCAACAGTAATTCGATATACTAACGGCACTACCATATCTGATACTTTTACACCTGCATTCTTTACGGTTAAATCTGGAACCACGTATGTAGTGCATGTACGAAATTATGGCACTAACGTGTTCAATCACTGGAATGATGGTACCACAAACAGCTACTATACCATCACACCTACACAAAACACCACTTTAACAGCATACTATTCTACAGGTACCACAACCACAACTGCTCCATCTGCACCACAGAATCTGCAGGCAACAAGTGGCAATTCACAAGTTACTCTATCATGGAATATCCCATCATCTAATGGCGGTTCAGCAATTACAAATTATAAAATATACAGGTCAACTAGTTCTGGAACAGAAACATTTCTTGCAACAACTGGAAATGTTCTCTCTTATACAGATGGTACAGTAACTAACGGTCAGACATATTTCTACAAGGTAACAGCAGTAAACTCTGTCGGTGAATCCTCACCATCAAATGAAGCAAGTGCCACACCATCAGGAGGAGCTGGAGTGACAGTCCAGTCCATAGCCCAGAACAACAACCCAATCTACGGAATTTACACATTACTCTGCTCTCAAGGAACGTCAACAAATGCTGATGGTAGCAATAGCTGTGAAACAGGTTCAAGTCGTTTGGGTAGTGGAAACACAACTGTGACCTTCTCTGGATTACCAGCTGGACAAACTTTTGGAGTGGATGTTTACAACAATGCTACCTGTTCATTTAATCACTGGTCAGATAACACTGCGAACACATTCAAGTTCCGTCTCTTCACTGCTACAAACCCGCCCCAAGTTCTGACTGCAGTGTACAGCTGCAGTACAACTGCACCACAACCACCGACTAGTCTTGCAGCTACAGCTGTATCATCATCTCAGATCAATCTAAGCTGGACAGCTCCAAGTAATAACGGTGGATCTGCAATAACTGGCTACAAGATTGAGAGATCAAATAATACTGGAACAACATGGTCTACAATTCAATCAAATACAGCAAACACATCAACAACATATTCTGATACTGGACTGACAGCAAGCACTACATACACATACAGAGTGTCTGCAATAAATTCAGTTGGCACAAGCTCTCCATCAAATACTTCATCTGCAACAACTAGCTCTGCACCTCCAACCACAACTCAGGTAACCATAACTGTCAAATCAGTCAACTTGTCTGGAAATCCAATCACTGGCATGTCAACTGTGATTCGTTATACAAATGGTACCACAATATCAGAGGGCTTTACACCTGTATCATTTACAGTTACATCTGGGACCACATATGTAGTACATGTGCGAGATTACATGACTACTGTATTTAATCACTGGCAAGATGGAAGTACAAACAGCTATTACACCATCACACCTACACAGAATGTTGTTTTGACTGCGTATTATAGTACGCCATAA
- the sucD gene encoding succinate--CoA ligase subunit alpha: MVDLFELLIGKEGDSDYKKKPVIIQGITGKFGSFHTQQMLAYGTNIVAGVTPGKGGQKFEQTPIYNTVKEAVDATGAKISVVFVPAKFFLEAAVEALEAGIKLLIAIPEHVPVRDSMKTIELAKKKDAIVIGPNTPGIIIPGVMKIGIMPASPFKPGRIAVLSRSGTLMYEVSYNLSLANFGQSVCLGIGGDPINGTPVIEAFERIRNGANIDGVVVVGEIGGDAEEMLAQHIIDTKFDKPVVAYIAGRAAPKEKRMGHAGAIIYGNYGSAESKVSMYAKANVPVAKRPAEVSMLLAGKLDIKGRIK; encoded by the coding sequence TTGGTTGATCTTTTTGAACTTTTAATAGGAAAGGAAGGGGATTCGGATTACAAGAAAAAGCCAGTAATCATACAGGGCATAACTGGTAAATTTGGATCATTTCATACACAGCAGATGCTTGCGTATGGAACAAACATTGTAGCTGGAGTAACACCAGGCAAAGGCGGTCAAAAGTTTGAGCAAACACCAATTTACAATACAGTAAAAGAAGCAGTTGATGCAACTGGCGCTAAAATTTCTGTAGTCTTTGTTCCAGCAAAATTCTTTTTGGAAGCTGCAGTTGAAGCACTAGAAGCTGGCATCAAATTACTTATTGCCATTCCAGAGCATGTACCAGTAAGAGATTCCATGAAGACAATTGAGCTTGCCAAGAAAAAAGATGCAATAGTAATTGGTCCAAACACACCTGGAATAATAATTCCAGGTGTTATGAAGATAGGAATCATGCCTGCATCTCCTTTCAAACCAGGCAGAATTGCAGTTTTATCAAGAAGTGGAACTTTGATGTACGAAGTATCATACAATCTATCCCTTGCAAACTTTGGGCAAAGTGTATGCCTTGGAATTGGAGGCGATCCAATCAACGGAACACCGGTAATAGAGGCATTTGAGAGAATTAGAAATGGAGCTAACATTGACGGTGTTGTAGTTGTTGGAGAAATTGGAGGTGATGCCGAGGAAATGCTTGCACAGCACATCATTGATACCAAGTTTGACAAGCCTGTAGTTGCATATATTGCAGGAAGGGCCGCACCAAAGGAAAAAAGAATGGGTCATGCTGGTGCAATAATTTACGGAAATTATGGTTCTGCAGAATCCAAAGTATCCATGTATGCTAAAGCAAACGTTCCAGTAGCAAAAAGACCAGCCGAAGTATCAATGCTATTAGCTGGAAAGCTTGACATAAAAGGTAGAATCAAATAG
- a CDS encoding 50S ribosomal protein L40e, with amino-acid sequence MPITDPLKKQIAQKARLHFKVCFACGAKNPIGASRCRKCHNTYLRLKNRTLGIKK; translated from the coding sequence ATGCCAATAACAGATCCACTAAAAAAACAAATTGCGCAAAAAGCAAGGCTCCACTTTAAGGTCTGTTTTGCATGTGGTGCAAAAAATCCAATCGGGGCATCAAGATGCCGCAAGTGTCACAACACATACTTGCGTCTCAAAAATAGAACGCTTGGAATTAAAAAGTAA
- a CDS encoding ATP-grasp domain-containing protein, which translates to MRLLEYQAKTLFAEYGIPIPKGLTSTNIDQGRKDAATLGFPFVIKAQMAVGGRGKAGAIQKCQNADEFELKYPEIMQKVVKGEKTKAILLEKMADIKKELYLSLFLNRGKRCYTIIASAEGGVEIESVKNQIIKEVGLGDVDTKTAQEVAQLMGLKEKTASDFVDILQKLSKITTEKEAELAEINPLAILGDGSVVALDGKVIIDDNAMFRHDELRRFQEVSDLEERAEKSGFSLVELDGNIAVVGNGAGLVMSSLDMLSDHGGKPACFLDVGGGATTDTVYEALTLISKMKKVKGILVNLYGGIVKTTTVATAFIKAYEDKILDVPVFARMSGAEADKSKEMLKGSRTKMFDTVEEAINAAVIEVNKIG; encoded by the coding sequence ATGCGGTTACTAGAATATCAAGCAAAAACATTGTTTGCAGAATATGGAATTCCAATTCCAAAAGGACTGACATCAACTAATATCGATCAGGGAAGAAAAGATGCAGCCACACTTGGTTTTCCATTTGTGATCAAAGCTCAAATGGCAGTTGGCGGAAGAGGAAAGGCTGGAGCAATACAAAAATGTCAAAACGCAGACGAGTTTGAGTTAAAGTATCCAGAAATTATGCAAAAAGTAGTCAAAGGTGAAAAGACAAAAGCAATACTGCTTGAAAAAATGGCCGATATTAAAAAAGAACTTTATCTTTCATTATTTTTAAACAGAGGAAAAAGGTGTTACACCATAATTGCATCAGCAGAAGGTGGTGTAGAAATTGAATCAGTAAAAAATCAAATCATAAAAGAAGTTGGCTTGGGAGATGTTGATACAAAAACTGCTCAAGAAGTGGCACAGTTGATGGGTCTAAAAGAAAAGACAGCATCAGACTTTGTAGACATATTACAAAAATTATCTAAAATTACTACAGAAAAAGAAGCAGAGTTGGCAGAGATAAATCCACTTGCAATACTAGGTGATGGTTCAGTAGTAGCACTAGATGGCAAGGTCATAATTGATGATAACGCCATGTTCAGACACGATGAGTTACGCAGGTTCCAAGAAGTCTCTGATCTTGAAGAGCGTGCAGAAAAAAGTGGCTTTTCACTAGTGGAATTAGATGGAAATATAGCAGTTGTAGGAAACGGCGCTGGATTGGTCATGTCATCACTAGACATGTTATCAGACCATGGTGGAAAACCAGCTTGCTTTTTGGATGTAGGTGGAGGTGCAACAACAGATACTGTTTACGAAGCACTCACTTTGATTAGTAAAATGAAAAAAGTAAAAGGAATCTTGGTAAATCTTTATGGAGGAATTGTAAAAACCACAACAGTTGCAACTGCATTTATCAAAGCATATGAAGACAAAATATTAGATGTTCCAGTCTTTGCAAGAATGTCAGGTGCAGAAGCTGACAAGTCAAAAGAAATGCTAAAAGGTTCTAGAACAAAGATGTTTGATACAGTTGAAGAAGCAATAAATGCCGCAGTAATAGAGGTAAATAAAATTGGTTGA